TACATCATATGACCAGAACGGTAGCCTTTAAAGCTAAATCTATCTTTCATTCTACCACTCGGATCTACTTGCCACATTAAATATTTAGCATTAAAATAGGTGGTAGCCCCATCATAATAACCAGATTGTACCAAAACATTTAAATACGGATTTTGAGCCATAGCCTGGCGAAGATCTTCGCGAGTATTCTCGTCAGAGTTATCCCAAGGATGTACTGGACCAAACATATTATATTTTACATCGGTCTTAAATTTAAGTTCTTCTTGCAAGTAATAGTTTATTGCTGGGGTAAAACTATGTAACCACGAGGTCAGCTCAGAATTATAATCGGGACGCATGCCTAAAAGTTGTTTGTCAATGCCCATATATCTTGAATCTAACCTCCCTACAGTATATCCGCCCTTATCTTTCAATAAATTCTTCCAAAAAAATGACGCTGGCACTGAAAGGTTCTGATCAATGATGTCTTTCGTTTCCAAACCAGAGTAATAAGACATCTTTTGAGCAATGGAAGCTTTTTCTTGACTGGATATAAACCCTCCTTTGGCCAATGCAGGAATCAAGGTGTTAATGGTATAATCTTCGGATTCGGGGAGGATATCCAAAAGGTCTTTCCCTTGTAATTCTGCTGGTAATGCTTTATGATGCCATGCTGCAGCAGTATAATAAGGAAGATTGATAGCCTCGGCTACGGGCCCTTCGTTTCGTATAATTTTATAATCGGCCGGCGATACTAAAATTACACCATTTAAATACATCCATTGCTTATTCTGAAGTTCTAAGGACAGCCCCATAACTCTTGGACCACCATAACTTTCACCAATTAAATATTTTGGTGAACTCCACCGATTGTTTCTTGTTACAAAGGTATTTAACCATTCTGCTAAATATGCAATATCGGCATTGATTCCAAAGAATTTTTTACGATCTACTTCATCTCCAGATTCAGGAATAGTTCTGGAATAGCCTGTATTTGCAGGATTTACATAAACAATGTCAGCAATATCTAAAACTGAAAAAGGATTTTCGTTTACACCATAGGGTTGTACAGGATATCCTTCCTCATCAATCTTTAATACTCTAGGTCCAGTATAGGCAAGGTGCATCCAAACAGAGCCAGATCCAGGCCCGCCGTTAAAAGAAATTAAAAGTGGTCTTGCGGCACGGTCTTTTATATTATTTCTTGTATAATACGTATAATGTAAAGAGGCAATAGGCTTTGCATTCTCATCCCAAACTGGTTGTGTTCCCGTTTGTGCCGTATAAGAAAAAGTGGCTCCATTAATTGTAGCATTATGCTGCGTTGTAATAACTGTATCAATGGGTAATGTTCTGGATTGTGCTATGGTAATGGTGGTTACCAAGCAAATTGTAAGTTGTAAAATTTTTTTCATGGTAGTTTAAGGTTCTGTTGAGTAACGAAAATAAGAAGAATCCTATTATTTAAAATGTGTAAAAAGGTTAAAAATGATAAGTTTAAATAATTATAACTTTCAGATATGGTTTAATCTTCATTTTAACAAATTCATTTTCTAACTTTTACGTTTGCTCTAAAAGGTTTTATTGCATTCAATAATTTTATAAAAACCCTTTCTAGAATTTTTCAAAAACTCCTAATCCAAATAATGCAAAATCATATTTAACGGGATCCAATGGGTCTAGTTTTCGTAGATTATAGTCTAATTCTGCCAAAGCTTTTGAATCATTCTGCTT
The genomic region above belongs to Maribacter hydrothermalis and contains:
- a CDS encoding S10 family peptidase, whose protein sequence is MKKILQLTICLVTTITIAQSRTLPIDTVITTQHNATINGATFSYTAQTGTQPVWDENAKPIASLHYTYYTRNNIKDRAARPLLISFNGGPGSGSVWMHLAYTGPRVLKIDEEGYPVQPYGVNENPFSVLDIADIVYVNPANTGYSRTIPESGDEVDRKKFFGINADIAYLAEWLNTFVTRNNRWSSPKYLIGESYGGPRVMGLSLELQNKQWMYLNGVILVSPADYKIIRNEGPVAEAINLPYYTAAAWHHKALPAELQGKDLLDILPESEDYTINTLIPALAKGGFISSQEKASIAQKMSYYSGLETKDIIDQNLSVPASFFWKNLLKDKGGYTVGRLDSRYMGIDKQLLGMRPDYNSELTSWLHSFTPAINYYLQEELKFKTDVKYNMFGPVHPWDNSDENTREDLRQAMAQNPYLNVLVQSGYYDGATTYFNAKYLMWQVDPSGRMKDRFSFKGYRSGHMMYLRREDLKTANDDIRDFIKTTFNAGKSAKY